The Candidatus Sericytochromatia bacterium genome includes a window with the following:
- a CDS encoding UDP-N-acetylmuramoyl-L-alanyl-D-glutamate--2,6-diaminopimelate ligase has product KRPMMGEVAARLADEAIVTSDNPRSEDAEAIAQEILLGMKQASPRVQVDRAAAITDAIRRAGAGDLVVIAGKGHETTQIFSDRTVHFDDREVARAALAELSAAGV; this is encoded by the coding sequence CAAGCGCCCGATGATGGGGGAGGTGGCGGCGCGTTTGGCGGATGAGGCCATCGTGACCTCGGACAATCCGCGTTCGGAAGATGCCGAAGCCATCGCGCAGGAAATTCTGCTCGGAATGAAACAGGCCTCGCCGCGGGTTCAAGTAGACCGTGCTGCGGCCATCACCGATGCAATCCGGCGAGCTGGGGCAGGTGACCTGGTGGTGATTGCCGGCAAGGGCCACGAAACGACTCAAATTTTCAGCGACCGAACCGTTCACTTCGATGACCGGGAAGTGGCTCGCGCCGCCTTGGCGGAGCTGTCTGCCGCGGGCGTTTGA